From a single Micromonospora pallida genomic region:
- a CDS encoding carbohydrate ABC transporter permease — translation MRHGRYPFIVGFLAAPVAIYVTFVLGPYAQAFYLATTNWRGVSANPEFIGLENFTRLLDDDVFWKAIRHHGLLLLALPLLTIALALFFAFLLNVGGGSRGGVMTGVWGSRFYRVVFFFPQVLAVVIVGVIFSRVYAPDDSGLLNGALGAVGIDPVLFMADPDIALWSIIAVLVWQAVGFYVVLFSAGMSSVPKDIYEAAIIDGAGRAAMFFRVTLPLLWDTLQVAWVYLGIAAFDAFAIVQVLSVDQGGPDGATTVLGMEIYRNAFSYSQFGYASAMGVALFFLTITFAALTLRVSKRDTIEL, via the coding sequence ATGCGGCATGGCAGGTACCCGTTCATCGTCGGCTTCCTGGCGGCGCCGGTCGCGATCTACGTGACCTTCGTCCTCGGGCCGTACGCCCAGGCCTTCTACCTCGCCACCACCAACTGGCGGGGGGTCAGCGCGAACCCGGAGTTCATCGGCCTGGAGAACTTCACCCGGCTGTTGGACGACGACGTCTTCTGGAAGGCCATCCGACACCACGGGCTCCTGCTGCTCGCCCTGCCGCTGCTCACGATCGCCCTCGCGCTCTTCTTCGCCTTCCTGCTCAACGTGGGCGGGGGAAGCCGGGGCGGCGTGATGACCGGGGTCTGGGGGTCGAGGTTCTACCGGGTGGTGTTCTTCTTCCCCCAGGTCCTGGCCGTGGTCATCGTCGGGGTCATCTTCAGCCGGGTCTACGCCCCCGACGACAGCGGCCTGCTCAACGGGGCGCTGGGCGCGGTGGGCATCGATCCGGTGCTCTTCATGGCCGACCCGGACATCGCCCTCTGGTCGATCATCGCGGTGCTGGTCTGGCAGGCGGTCGGCTTCTACGTGGTGCTCTTCTCCGCCGGCATGTCCTCGGTGCCGAAGGACATCTACGAGGCGGCCATCATCGACGGCGCCGGCCGGGCGGCGATGTTCTTCCGGGTGACCCTGCCGCTGCTCTGGGACACCCTCCAGGTGGCCTGGGTCTACCTGGGCATCGCCGCCTTCGACGCGTTCGCCATCGTGCAGGTGCTCTCCGTCGACCAGGGCGGTCCGGACGGGGCGACCACCGTGCTCGGCATGGAGATCTACCGCAACGCGTTCAGCTACTCCCAGTTCGGCTACGCCTCGGCGATGGGCGTGGCGCTGTTCTTCCTGACGATCACGTTCGCCGCGCTCACCCTGCGCGTCAGCAAGCGTGACACGATCGAGCTGTAG
- a CDS encoding peptidase inhibitor family I36 protein has product MRLRNVLAATSMAAALVGVTAMPAHAATGYDRCPQNRMCVFTGPNGSGTMAVFAVGDADLGDSNGPTGMNNNIESFFNNSGHHWDFWDLPGYAGDIRHSDPYVGGKNFGDAWDNRVSSLHDY; this is encoded by the coding sequence ATGCGACTGAGGAACGTTCTCGCCGCCACGTCGATGGCGGCGGCGCTGGTAGGCGTCACGGCCATGCCAGCCCACGCGGCGACGGGGTACGACCGTTGCCCGCAGAACAGGATGTGTGTGTTCACCGGCCCCAACGGGTCCGGCACCATGGCGGTCTTCGCGGTCGGTGACGCCGACCTGGGTGACAGCAACGGCCCCACCGGGATGAACAACAACATCGAGAGCTTCTTCAACAACAGCGGCCACCACTGGGACTTCTGGGACCTGCCCGGGTACGCCGGGGATATCCGGCACTCGGATCCGTACGTCGGCGGCAAGAACTTCGGCGACGCGTGGGACAACCGGGTCTCGTCCCTCCACGACTACTGA
- a CDS encoding helix-turn-helix transcriptional regulator produces MVRRRLYGSAELQERLGVSRVRVVQLTSRPDFPEPFDRLAGGSVWLVEDVEAWISEHQPWKARGADEPPPPED; encoded by the coding sequence ATGGTCCGAAGGAGGTTGTACGGCTCGGCAGAGCTACAGGAGCGCCTGGGCGTCTCGCGCGTCCGGGTGGTTCAGCTCACCAGCCGTCCGGACTTCCCGGAGCCCTTCGATCGACTGGCCGGCGGTTCGGTGTGGCTGGTCGAGGACGTGGAAGCCTGGATCAGCGAGCACCAGCCGTGGAAGGCCAGAGGGGCGGACGAGCCCCCGCCGCCAGAAGACTGA
- a CDS encoding N-acetylglucosamine kinase, with translation MSGNVVVGLDVGGTSTRVAVVTTTGERLGTGRAGGGNPTSHGADRAASELLTALRAALAGTDPARVVAGVIGLAGVGRLLADPAGRDAFDRAWRDAGLRCPYALHSDALVAYASGTPAPGGTVLIAGTGAIAAQVRDLRLDRVADGHGWLLGDAGSGFWLGREAVRRVLADLDRAHRPGPLGTGVLTELLGHAEIAPRPRDTVDALVQAVTRRPPIELARLAPLVVDAARRDEPTAVALIAEAAGHLAQSVSRIRPPEATDPLVLGGGLLTGDTPLATALRAELRRRWPAAPLRYAGDGAAAAAWLAARDLPEVADPGALHTLLQADPLPGSPTVA, from the coding sequence ATGTCCGGCAACGTCGTGGTCGGCCTGGACGTCGGCGGCACCTCCACCCGCGTCGCCGTGGTCACCACCACCGGTGAACGCCTCGGCACCGGACGTGCCGGAGGCGGCAACCCCACCAGCCACGGCGCCGACCGGGCCGCCTCCGAACTCCTCACCGCCCTGCGCGCGGCACTGGCCGGCACCGACCCCGCCCGCGTCGTCGCCGGGGTGATCGGGCTCGCCGGGGTGGGCCGCCTCCTCGCCGACCCCGCCGGACGGGACGCCTTCGACCGGGCCTGGCGCGACGCCGGACTGCGCTGCCCGTACGCCCTGCACAGTGACGCCCTGGTCGCCTACGCCTCCGGCACCCCCGCCCCGGGCGGCACGGTGCTCATCGCCGGGACCGGGGCGATCGCCGCCCAGGTCCGCGACCTGCGACTGGACCGGGTCGCGGACGGACACGGCTGGCTGCTGGGCGACGCCGGCTCCGGCTTCTGGCTGGGCCGTGAGGCAGTCCGCCGGGTGCTGGCCGACCTGGACCGCGCCCACCGGCCGGGGCCGCTCGGCACCGGCGTCCTCACCGAACTGCTCGGCCATGCCGAGATCGCGCCCCGCCCCCGGGACACCGTCGACGCGCTGGTCCAGGCGGTCACCCGCCGTCCCCCGATCGAGCTGGCCCGGCTGGCCCCGCTGGTCGTCGACGCCGCCCGTCGGGACGAGCCGACCGCCGTCGCGCTCATCGCCGAGGCCGCCGGGCACCTGGCGCAGAGCGTGTCCCGGATCCGCCCACCGGAGGCCACCGACCCGCTCGTCCTCGGCGGCGGGCTGCTCACCGGGGACACTCCGCTGGCCACCGCGCTCCGGGCCGAGCTACGCCGCCGCTGGCCGGCGGCACCCCTGCGGTACGCCGGGGACGGCGCGGCGGCCGCCGCCTGGCTCGCCGCCCGTGACCTGCCCGAGGTGGCCGATCCCGGGGCCCTGCACACACTGCTTCAGGCCGATCCCCTACCAGGCTCGCCGACGGTGGCATAA
- a CDS encoding MurR/RpiR family transcriptional regulator, translated as MVDHGADATTAAVVDADGADRRGPLGVASDGVLARVRAGTEELTGALRRVAEHVLSDPEGAARATIVELAERSGTSPATVTRFCRAMGFEGYADLRLGIAAETGRARSAGWTVDIGREIQPTDPLARVLEQMMAADTRAMHDTAALLDLAEVERAAVAIAGASRVTIFGASGSALVGQEMQFSLHRIGVAAWAWNDVHEGLASAALLRPGDVALGISHTGQTRETIETLAEAGSRGATTVALTGFPRSPLAELADVVLLTASQATTYRPDALSARHPQLVVLDLLYVAVAQRTHDRAHAAFRRTAQAVDGHKAARAALP; from the coding sequence ATGGTCGATCACGGGGCGGACGCCACCACCGCCGCGGTGGTCGACGCCGACGGGGCCGACCGACGGGGTCCGCTCGGGGTCGCCTCCGACGGCGTGCTGGCCCGGGTCCGGGCCGGGACGGAGGAGCTGACCGGGGCGCTGCGCCGGGTCGCCGAGCACGTGCTCAGCGACCCCGAGGGGGCGGCCCGGGCCACCATCGTGGAACTGGCCGAACGCAGCGGCACCTCGCCGGCCACGGTCACCCGGTTCTGCCGGGCGATGGGCTTCGAGGGCTACGCCGACCTGCGGCTCGGCATCGCCGCTGAGACCGGCCGGGCCCGCTCGGCGGGCTGGACCGTCGACATCGGCCGGGAGATCCAGCCCACCGACCCCCTGGCGCGGGTGCTTGAGCAGATGATGGCCGCCGACACCCGGGCCATGCACGACACGGCCGCGCTGCTCGACCTCGCCGAGGTGGAACGGGCCGCGGTGGCCATCGCCGGAGCCAGTCGGGTGACCATCTTCGGGGCCAGCGGCAGCGCGCTGGTCGGCCAGGAGATGCAGTTCAGCCTGCACCGCATCGGGGTGGCCGCGTGGGCCTGGAACGACGTGCACGAGGGACTGGCCAGTGCCGCGCTGCTGCGCCCCGGTGACGTGGCGCTGGGCATCTCGCACACCGGGCAGACCCGGGAGACCATCGAGACGCTCGCCGAGGCCGGCAGCCGGGGCGCGACCACCGTGGCGCTGACCGGCTTCCCCCGCTCGCCGCTGGCCGAACTGGCCGACGTGGTGCTGCTCACCGCCAGCCAGGCCACCACCTACCGGCCCGACGCGCTCTCCGCTCGGCACCCCCAGCTCGTGGTCCTCGACCTGCTCTACGTCGCGGTCGCACAACGCACCCACGACCGTGCCCACGCGGCCTTCCGGCGTACCGCCCAGGCCGTCGACGGGCACAAGGCCGCCCGGGCGGCCCTGCCATGA
- a CDS encoding helix-turn-helix domain-containing protein yields MPSDQSTNQQIGGDGVAGSGLPIGRRVAQWRTRRGMTQQVFADRLGKSASWVDKVERGVRTLDRFSVIQDVAAVLRVDPLVLLGREATPPVGANDASAGVDGVRAALARYDAALTGPDARPTPPPTELARSVEHAWLTYRHARYPQLLRTLPALIVDAQRAHHGGDATALLVQVYRITASVLVKCGEGGLAWLAADRAVSAADQSLLIATGTIQLGEALRAIGRGRLAMAATIAAAHRIAPAVPQDGPHDELAVCGALLLQAALAAASCGDAPSARELVDQAAEIAEQVGDGVGQHWVVFDPTTVELARVVAAVELGRSAEAVVRHEQVITRESWRRLSAEHRAAHLLDAARAYLLTGDLDGACRALVEADRTAPAEVRTRPAGRTVLGELARGGPVPADVARLATAVGFTGR; encoded by the coding sequence ATCCCTTCCGACCAGTCGACGAACCAGCAGATCGGCGGTGACGGCGTGGCGGGGAGCGGCTTGCCGATCGGACGCCGGGTGGCGCAGTGGCGGACGCGGCGGGGCATGACGCAGCAGGTGTTCGCCGACCGGTTGGGCAAGTCTGCGAGCTGGGTCGACAAGGTGGAGCGAGGCGTCCGTACGCTGGACCGGTTCTCGGTGATCCAGGATGTCGCCGCCGTCCTCCGCGTCGATCCGCTGGTGCTGCTCGGCCGGGAAGCCACCCCGCCGGTCGGGGCGAACGACGCGAGCGCCGGGGTGGACGGGGTACGCGCGGCCCTCGCTCGTTACGACGCCGCCCTGACCGGGCCGGATGCCCGTCCGACGCCGCCGCCTACGGAACTGGCGCGGAGCGTGGAGCACGCCTGGTTGACCTACCGGCACGCCCGATACCCGCAACTGCTGCGGACACTGCCCGCCCTGATCGTTGACGCCCAACGCGCCCACCACGGCGGGGACGCGACCGCGCTGCTGGTGCAGGTGTACCGGATCACCGCGTCGGTGCTGGTGAAATGCGGTGAGGGTGGCCTGGCCTGGCTCGCCGCCGACCGCGCCGTGTCCGCCGCCGACCAGTCGCTGCTCATCGCCACCGGCACGATCCAGCTCGGCGAGGCACTACGCGCCATCGGCAGGGGCCGGCTCGCGATGGCCGCGACGATCGCCGCCGCCCACCGCATCGCTCCCGCCGTGCCCCAGGACGGTCCGCACGACGAACTCGCCGTCTGCGGAGCACTGCTGCTCCAAGCCGCACTCGCCGCCGCATCCTGCGGCGACGCGCCAAGCGCCCGGGAGTTGGTCGACCAAGCCGCCGAGATCGCCGAGCAGGTCGGCGACGGGGTTGGTCAACACTGGGTCGTCTTCGATCCGACCACGGTGGAACTGGCCCGGGTCGTGGCCGCCGTCGAGCTGGGGCGAAGCGCCGAGGCGGTCGTCCGCCACGAACAGGTGATCACCCGCGAGTCCTGGCGACGGCTGTCCGCCGAACACCGCGCGGCGCACCTGCTCGACGCCGCGCGGGCGTACCTGCTGACCGGGGACCTGGACGGGGCCTGCCGGGCACTGGTCGAGGCGGATCGGACCGCACCGGCCGAGGTCCGCACACGCCCCGCCGGGCGTACCGTGCTCGGGGAACTGGCGCGTGGCGGACCGGTGCCGGCCGACGTCGCGCGACTGGCCACGGCGGTCGGGTTCACCGGGCGATGA
- a CDS encoding helix-turn-helix domain-containing protein: protein MGLVITSRSSESPWISSVWASRSAGVSQMTSVASETWGLVFWESDGMSYAAVTGPEERTRTAPVPADARFLGIQFAVGTALRMAPTSSFVNSGLELPDTTAGRFWLDGERWQTPRVDDDAEALVARLVRTGVLVRDPLVTAALDGRLPAGGSRTLERRFRTITGLTRGAVGQIERARTAADLLSSGEEVSVVVDLLGYYDEPHLARALRRYVGRTAGQLRGRLGGAIGLSHLSDDVVHDLEDTVGVGSGIAQR, encoded by the coding sequence GTGGGACTGGTGATCACCTCGCGATCCTCGGAGTCTCCGTGGATCTCCTCGGTGTGGGCCAGCCGCAGCGCGGGCGTGTCGCAGATGACCTCGGTCGCGAGCGAGACCTGGGGGCTCGTGTTCTGGGAGAGCGACGGGATGTCGTACGCGGCTGTCACGGGTCCGGAGGAGCGCACCCGGACGGCGCCGGTTCCGGCGGATGCCCGTTTCCTCGGCATCCAGTTCGCCGTCGGCACCGCGTTGCGGATGGCTCCCACGTCGTCGTTCGTCAATTCGGGGTTGGAGCTGCCCGACACGACGGCGGGGCGGTTCTGGCTCGACGGCGAGCGCTGGCAGACGCCGCGCGTCGACGACGATGCCGAAGCGCTGGTGGCGCGGCTCGTCCGCACCGGCGTCCTCGTGCGGGACCCGCTGGTGACGGCGGCGCTGGACGGCCGTCTCCCCGCGGGAGGGTCCCGGACCCTGGAGCGGAGGTTCCGTACCATCACCGGGCTCACCCGCGGTGCCGTCGGGCAGATCGAACGCGCCCGGACCGCCGCGGACCTGCTGTCCTCCGGCGAGGAGGTGAGCGTTGTGGTGGATCTGCTCGGCTACTACGACGAACCGCACCTCGCGCGGGCACTACGACGGTACGTGGGACGCACCGCCGGCCAGCTCCGGGGCCGCCTCGGCGGTGCGATCGGGTTGTCGCACCTATCGGACGACGTCGTACACGACCTTGAGGACACCGTTGGGGTAGGCAGCGGAATCGCGCAACGCTAG
- a CDS encoding dihydrofolate reductase family protein has protein sequence MTRELVWTGFISLDGIADSPGGTAEGHPAGGWVFRTPFDPESFSLKSEELQETTALMFGRRSYEAFASVWPQSDDHVAYRDLPKYVVSTTLDDGALVDGWGEQHILRSVEDVVALKKTDGGAIFVHGSAELARNLADAGLVDRYNLLVFPVLLGEGKSVFPRREQEEQRLALRDSAAYPNGVLKVVYDVVR, from the coding sequence GTGACGCGCGAACTGGTGTGGACCGGGTTCATTTCGCTCGACGGGATCGCGGACTCGCCCGGGGGGACGGCCGAGGGACACCCGGCCGGGGGATGGGTGTTCCGGACGCCGTTCGATCCGGAGTCCTTCTCCCTCAAGAGTGAGGAGCTTCAGGAGACCACCGCGCTGATGTTCGGACGCCGCAGCTATGAGGCGTTCGCCTCGGTGTGGCCGCAGTCCGACGACCATGTGGCCTACCGGGACCTTCCGAAGTACGTGGTGTCCACGACGCTGGACGACGGCGCGCTCGTCGACGGGTGGGGCGAGCAGCACATCCTGCGCTCGGTGGAGGACGTCGTCGCCCTCAAGAAGACCGACGGTGGGGCGATCTTCGTCCACGGCAGCGCCGAGTTGGCCCGCAACCTGGCCGACGCCGGTCTCGTTGACCGGTACAACCTCCTGGTCTTTCCGGTGCTGCTCGGCGAGGGGAAGAGCGTGTTCCCCCGGCGTGAGCAGGAGGAGCAGCGGCTAGCGTTGCGCGATTCCGCTGCCTACCCCAACGGTGTCCTCAAGGTCGTGTACGACGTCGTCCGATAG
- a CDS encoding carbohydrate ABC transporter permease → MTTEIAPSAPAAPAGSAPAGRKHSAARRQRSEVGLLTGLGHLALLVWAILVIAPLLWTILASFKSNTEIFLGNPFALPGKFGFDSYARAWSEANVGRYFLNSVFVVTLSTTGTMLLGAMAAYVLSRYPFPGNRVIYYLFVSGLAFPVFLALVPLFLVVNNLGLLNTYTGLILVYIAYSLPFTVFFLAAFFKTLPTSVAEAAMIDGASHTRLFFQVMMPMARPALVSIAIFNVIGQWNQYLLPVALMQGEGADRKWVLTQGIASISTSAGYQADWAALFAALTLSILPMIIVYAFFQRQIQSGLTAGAVK, encoded by the coding sequence ATGACCACGGAGATCGCACCCAGCGCGCCGGCCGCCCCGGCCGGGTCCGCCCCGGCGGGCCGTAAGCACAGTGCCGCCCGACGGCAGCGCTCCGAGGTGGGGCTGCTCACCGGGCTGGGCCACCTCGCCCTGCTGGTCTGGGCGATCCTGGTGATCGCCCCGCTGCTCTGGACGATCCTCGCCTCGTTCAAGAGCAACACCGAGATCTTCCTCGGCAACCCGTTCGCGCTGCCCGGGAAGTTCGGTTTCGACAGCTACGCCCGGGCGTGGAGCGAAGCGAACGTCGGACGGTACTTCCTCAACAGCGTCTTCGTGGTGACGCTGAGCACCACCGGCACGATGCTGCTCGGGGCGATGGCGGCGTACGTGCTGTCCCGCTACCCGTTCCCGGGCAACCGGGTGATCTACTACCTGTTCGTCTCCGGGCTGGCCTTCCCGGTCTTCCTCGCCCTGGTGCCGCTCTTCCTGGTGGTCAACAACCTCGGGCTGCTCAACACCTACACCGGACTGATCCTGGTCTACATCGCGTACTCGCTGCCGTTCACCGTCTTCTTCCTGGCCGCGTTCTTCAAGACGCTGCCGACCTCGGTGGCCGAGGCGGCGATGATCGACGGGGCCTCGCACACCCGGCTGTTCTTCCAGGTCATGATGCCGATGGCCCGGCCGGCCCTGGTCAGCATCGCGATCTTCAACGTGATCGGGCAGTGGAACCAGTACCTGCTGCCGGTGGCGCTGATGCAGGGCGAGGGGGCGGACCGAAAGTGGGTGCTCACCCAGGGCATCGCCAGCATCTCCACCTCCGCCGGCTACCAGGCCGACTGGGCGGCGCTCTTCGCGGCGCTCACCCTCTCCATCCTGCCCATGATCATCGTGTACGCGTTCTTCCAGCGGCAGATCCAGTCCGGCCTCACCGCCGGGGCGGTCAAGTAG
- the ngcE gene encoding N-acetylglucosamine/diacetylchitobiose ABC transporter substrate-binding protein, with protein sequence MSVSPELPAELSRRTVLRRAAAVGMLTIPAAGLLSGCVGGGDDEPVDQAAGEKSATNPLGVKEDAALEVVIFNGGLGTKYATDIHIPSYQKAFPKAEVKHSSTEEVATVLQPRFTSNTPPDMVNNAGSKLMDQGALVQAGQVQDLTELFDAPSLDDPSKKVRDTLIPGTVEQGTFNGKPYVLNYAFTVFGLWYDSALFAKNGWTAPKNWAEFTALCDKIKAAGITPYSYAGANAAYYQYLVLLTSAAKIGGPDVLKNIDNLEDGAWQAEPVKQAAAAWAEIGAKYGNKAHLGLKHTEVQLQQNQGKVAFYPSGSWLENEQAKDTPPGFKYAVAPVPSVTAGDALPSTAIYAAAGEMYFVAAKGKNPRGGMEYLRHMLSKAGAKGFTELTKVLTVVQGAVDGVEISPGLTSGNAMLAAAGKDYFSYRFDAWYKKLDDEARAATNELMFSGGTAQKFCDRMQKVADAVKKDSSIEKFRR encoded by the coding sequence ATGTCCGTTAGCCCCGAACTCCCGGCCGAGCTGAGCCGCCGTACCGTGCTGCGCCGCGCCGCCGCCGTGGGCATGCTGACCATCCCGGCCGCCGGCCTGCTCAGCGGCTGCGTCGGCGGCGGCGACGACGAGCCGGTCGACCAGGCCGCCGGCGAGAAGTCCGCCACCAACCCGCTGGGTGTCAAGGAGGACGCCGCCCTGGAGGTGGTCATCTTCAACGGCGGTCTGGGCACCAAGTACGCCACCGACATCCACATCCCGTCGTACCAGAAGGCGTTCCCGAAGGCCGAGGTGAAGCACTCGTCCACCGAGGAGGTCGCCACCGTCCTCCAGCCCCGGTTCACCAGCAACACCCCGCCGGACATGGTCAACAACGCCGGCTCGAAGCTGATGGACCAGGGCGCGCTGGTGCAGGCCGGTCAGGTGCAGGACCTCACCGAGCTGTTCGACGCCCCCTCGCTGGACGACCCGTCGAAGAAGGTGCGCGACACGCTCATCCCGGGCACCGTCGAGCAGGGCACCTTCAACGGCAAGCCGTACGTGCTGAACTACGCGTTCACCGTCTTCGGCCTCTGGTACGACAGCGCGCTGTTCGCCAAGAACGGCTGGACCGCCCCGAAGAACTGGGCCGAGTTCACCGCGCTCTGCGACAAGATCAAGGCCGCCGGCATCACCCCGTACTCGTACGCCGGGGCGAACGCCGCCTACTACCAGTACCTCGTCCTGCTCACCAGCGCCGCCAAGATCGGCGGCCCGGACGTGCTGAAGAACATCGACAACCTGGAGGACGGCGCCTGGCAGGCCGAGCCGGTCAAGCAGGCCGCCGCCGCGTGGGCCGAGATCGGCGCCAAGTACGGGAACAAGGCGCACCTGGGCCTGAAGCACACCGAGGTCCAGCTCCAGCAGAACCAGGGCAAGGTCGCCTTCTACCCCAGTGGCTCCTGGCTGGAGAACGAGCAGGCCAAGGACACCCCGCCCGGCTTCAAGTACGCGGTCGCGCCGGTGCCGAGCGTGACCGCCGGCGACGCCCTGCCGTCGACCGCCATCTACGCGGCGGCCGGCGAGATGTACTTCGTCGCGGCCAAGGGCAAGAACCCGCGCGGCGGCATGGAGTACCTGCGGCACATGCTCTCCAAGGCCGGCGCGAAGGGCTTCACCGAGCTGACCAAGGTGCTCACCGTGGTCCAGGGCGCGGTCGACGGCGTGGAGATCTCGCCCGGCCTGACCAGCGGCAACGCCATGCTGGCCGCGGCCGGCAAGGACTACTTCAGCTACCGCTTCGACGCCTGGTACAAGAAGCTCGACGACGAGGCCCGCGCCGCGACCAACGAGCTGATGTTCTCCGGCGGCACCGCGCAGAAGTTCTGCGACCGGATGCAGAAGGTCGCCGACGCGGTGAAGAAGGACTCCTCCATCGAGAAGTTCCGGCGCTGA
- a CDS encoding bifunctional 3'-5' exonuclease/DNA polymerase, with translation MGDVLVAVVAGEGGGGVLCPLRADGSPAGPAEPVDDLAAGVAVRERADRPRWVWASGATVYPALLRAGVRVERCHDVELTEALLLGHAGRWGEPRSLAAAWARLTGTPVPPDPPPRPAAPPGDGQGALFDAPSGPPGPGIEALIQVYADQLARIAVTAQPGRFRLLVAAESAGALIAVEMGTVGLPWRPDVHDAILTELLGEPSPVGGPPRRLAELGARIAEAFGLRQLHADSPAELLRAFARAGIDLPNTRAWVLRGVEHPAVPLVLEYKELYRIWTAHGWAWRDAWVRDGRFRPEYVPSGVVSGRWATRGGGALQIPKVIRRAVVADPGWRFVVADAGQLEPRVLAAVSGDARLAAAGGAGDLYAALARDAFGGDRGRAKLALLGAMYGQTGGAAVPALAVLRRHYPTAFGYVEAAARTGEAGGLVRSWLGRTCPPGGFVDPDAEDADSGFDPQSSRARAARSRGRFTRNFVIQGTAAEWASTLLATLRTALAGTDAELVFFQHDEVVVHCPAGQADAVARAVGDAGARASALLFGDTPVRFPLDLSVVDCYADAD, from the coding sequence ATGGGGGACGTGCTGGTCGCGGTGGTGGCGGGGGAGGGCGGCGGGGGCGTGCTGTGTCCGCTGCGCGCCGACGGGAGCCCGGCCGGTCCCGCCGAGCCGGTCGACGACCTCGCCGCCGGCGTCGCCGTTCGGGAGCGCGCCGACCGGCCCCGCTGGGTGTGGGCGTCGGGCGCGACGGTCTACCCCGCGCTGTTGCGGGCGGGCGTCCGCGTCGAGCGCTGCCACGACGTCGAGCTGACCGAGGCCCTGCTGCTCGGCCACGCCGGGCGTTGGGGCGAGCCACGGTCGCTCGCGGCGGCCTGGGCACGGCTGACCGGCACGCCGGTGCCGCCCGACCCGCCGCCGCGCCCGGCCGCGCCGCCCGGTGACGGACAGGGCGCGCTCTTCGACGCGCCGTCCGGGCCGCCCGGTCCGGGCATCGAGGCGTTGATCCAGGTGTACGCCGACCAGCTCGCCCGGATCGCCGTCACCGCCCAGCCCGGCCGGTTCCGGCTGCTGGTGGCCGCCGAGTCCGCCGGTGCGCTGATCGCGGTGGAGATGGGCACGGTCGGCCTGCCCTGGCGGCCCGACGTGCACGACGCCATCCTCACTGAGCTGCTCGGCGAGCCGTCGCCGGTGGGCGGGCCGCCACGCCGGCTGGCCGAGCTGGGCGCCCGGATCGCCGAGGCGTTCGGGCTGCGCCAGCTGCACGCCGACTCCCCGGCGGAGCTGCTGCGCGCCTTCGCCCGGGCGGGCATCGACCTGCCGAACACCCGGGCCTGGGTGCTGCGCGGGGTGGAGCACCCGGCGGTGCCGCTGGTCCTGGAGTACAAGGAGCTGTACCGGATCTGGACGGCGCACGGCTGGGCCTGGCGCGACGCCTGGGTCCGTGACGGCCGGTTCCGCCCCGAGTACGTGCCCAGCGGCGTGGTCTCCGGCCGGTGGGCCACCCGGGGCGGCGGGGCGTTGCAGATCCCGAAGGTGATCCGTCGGGCGGTGGTGGCGGATCCGGGCTGGCGGTTCGTGGTCGCCGACGCAGGCCAGTTGGAGCCCCGGGTGCTCGCCGCGGTCTCCGGCGACGCCCGGCTGGCGGCGGCCGGTGGGGCCGGTGACCTCTACGCCGCCCTGGCCCGGGATGCCTTCGGCGGTGACCGGGGCCGCGCGAAGCTGGCCCTGCTCGGGGCGATGTACGGCCAGACCGGCGGGGCGGCGGTGCCGGCGCTGGCTGTGCTGCGCCGGCACTATCCCACCGCGTTCGGGTACGTGGAGGCGGCGGCCCGTACCGGCGAGGCGGGCGGGCTGGTCCGTTCCTGGCTGGGACGGACCTGCCCGCCGGGCGGGTTCGTCGACCCGGACGCCGAGGACGCCGACAGCGGCTTCGACCCGCAAAGCTCCCGGGCCCGGGCGGCCCGCTCCCGGGGGCGGTTCACCCGCAACTTCGTCATCCAGGGGACCGCCGCCGAGTGGGCGTCCACCCTGCTCGCCACGCTGCGGACCGCGCTGGCCGGCACCGACGCGGAGCTGGTCTTCTTCCAGCACGACGAGGTGGTCGTGCACTGCCCGGCCGGGCAGGCGGACGCGGTGGCCCGGGCGGTGGGCGACGCGGGCGCCCGAGCGTCGGCGCTGCTGTTCGGCGACACCCCGGTCCGGTTCCCGCTGGACCTGTCGGTGGTCGACTGCTACGCCGACGCCGACTGA
- a CDS encoding DUF6924 domain-containing protein has protein sequence MIALPETWCVPVVRGDFRDDGVWERLKQEIASPTDEGFVAGVEFVEDRALIGLGAVAIAAGYPRAYPGRYRHPVVFVVDAVTVAMPEHPLLVVNLNEGVGTGPFRALPRQVQSIENNLSIANMDFFEFARATDPDGVFRGF, from the coding sequence ATGATCGCTCTGCCGGAGACGTGGTGTGTTCCCGTCGTGCGGGGGGACTTCCGCGACGACGGTGTGTGGGAGCGGCTCAAACAGGAGATCGCCAGTCCCACGGACGAGGGCTTCGTGGCCGGGGTCGAGTTCGTCGAGGACCGCGCGCTGATCGGTCTCGGTGCGGTGGCCATCGCGGCCGGTTATCCCCGCGCGTATCCGGGCCGGTATCGGCACCCGGTGGTGTTCGTCGTGGACGCGGTCACGGTCGCGATGCCGGAGCACCCGCTGCTCGTCGTCAATCTCAACGAAGGGGTCGGGACAGGACCCTTCCGGGCGTTGCCGCGGCAGGTCCAGTCGATCGAGAACAATCTGTCGATTGCGAACATGGACTTCTTCGAGTTCGCGCGGGCGACGGACCCGGACGGCGTCTTCCGGGGTTTCTAG